From the genome of Chryseobacterium shigense, one region includes:
- a CDS encoding phage integrase SAM-like domain-containing protein, which produces MASVSFFIRGKIEDKESTIWAKFRDRNIDIRVPVPYLSCKPKEWKDGKCKMPSKKMHKDDTETINTRLSQLEANIISSYINDIPEVDLKEWLKSIIEPTTLKKEDNNYSDNVIAFIDTYISLKKDSVTESTIKKANVVKQLMIRYVADRKIRKKTFRELKFKDLDNSFRFDFEDYCNKENYKISTTYRNLKFLKMICKVAGSFDIEVHKHAELWKFEVEKATKHIPKSIYLTFEELDKIEQKKMPHDYLDNARDWLLISCYTGQRVSDYMRFNSSMIVEDSEGQKYIEFTQQKTNAKMQIPLLKKVQDILAKRNGEFPRKISDVKLNLYIKEVCKIAEIDEIVYNGKTETIEKKGKNITRKIFGNFPKYKLVTSHIGRKSFASNFYEKIPTTYLLNFTGHTTEKQLLAYINKTEVEKARSTAKIFNSLGY; this is translated from the coding sequence ATGGCATCAGTAAGTTTTTTTATTAGAGGAAAAATAGAGGACAAAGAAAGTACAATTTGGGCAAAATTTAGAGATAGGAATATTGATATACGTGTTCCTGTTCCTTATTTGAGTTGTAAACCTAAAGAATGGAAAGACGGAAAATGCAAAATGCCATCTAAAAAAATGCATAAAGATGATACTGAAACTATAAACACTCGTCTTTCACAATTAGAAGCTAATATTATTTCAAGTTATATAAACGATATTCCTGAAGTAGATTTAAAAGAATGGCTAAAATCAATTATAGAACCTACAACTTTAAAAAAAGAAGATAATAACTATTCGGATAATGTGATTGCTTTTATTGACACTTATATTTCTTTAAAAAAAGATAGTGTTACGGAATCGACTATTAAGAAGGCTAACGTTGTTAAGCAATTAATGATAAGATATGTAGCAGATAGAAAAATCAGGAAGAAAACATTTAGAGAATTAAAGTTTAAAGATTTAGATAATTCTTTTAGATTTGATTTTGAAGATTATTGTAATAAGGAGAATTATAAGATTTCAACAACATATCGCAATCTTAAATTCTTAAAAATGATTTGTAAAGTTGCGGGATCTTTTGACATTGAAGTTCATAAGCATGCGGAATTATGGAAATTTGAAGTTGAGAAAGCAACAAAGCATATTCCCAAATCTATTTATTTAACATTTGAAGAATTAGATAAAATTGAACAGAAAAAAATGCCACATGATTATTTAGATAATGCAAGAGATTGGTTACTTATTTCTTGCTATACAGGACAGCGTGTAAGTGATTATATGAGATTTAATTCTTCTATGATTGTGGAAGATAGTGAGGGACAAAAATACATTGAATTTACACAGCAAAAGACGAATGCTAAGATGCAAATTCCTTTGTTAAAAAAAGTCCAAGATATTTTGGCAAAACGAAATGGAGAGTTTCCCCGAAAAATTTCAGATGTAAAACTAAACCTTTATATTAAAGAAGTGTGCAAAATCGCTGAAATAGATGAGATTGTATATAATGGTAAGACTGAGACAATAGAAAAAAAAGGTAAGAACATCACTCGAAAAATTTTTGGTAATTTTCCAAAATATAAACTTGTTACATCTCATATAGGAAGAAAAAGTTTTGCTTCTAACTTTTATGAGAAAATTCCTACGACTTATTTACTTAATTTTACTGGGCATACAACGGAAAAACAGTTGTTAGCCTATATTAATAAAACTGAAGTGGAGAAAGCAAGGTCAACTGCAAAAATATTTAACAGTCTAGGGTATTAA
- a CDS encoding acyl carrier protein, which produces MSDIASRVKAIIADKLDVEETEVTPEASFTNDLGADSLDTVELIMEFEKEFNIQIPDDQAEKITTVGHAIAYIEEVVNK; this is translated from the coding sequence ATGTCAGACATTGCATCAAGAGTAAAAGCTATCATCGCTGATAAGCTTGACGTTGAAGAAACAGAAGTAACTCCTGAAGCTAGCTTCACTAACGATTTAGGAGCTGACTCATTGGATACAGTTGAGTTAATCATGGAATTTGAAAAAGAATTCAACATTCAAATACCTGATGATCAGGCTGAAAAAATTACTACTGTAGGTCACGCTATCGCTTACATCGAAGAAGTAGTAAATAAATAA
- the fabF gene encoding beta-ketoacyl-ACP synthase II — protein MELKRVVVTGFGAITPIGNNAKEYWENLVKGESGAAPITLFDATNFKTKFACEVKDFDPLQHFDKKEAKKMDRNTQLGLVAAREAVTHSRIIEDNVDKNRVGVIWGSGIGGLETFETEVLGWANTEIPRFNPFFIPKMIADITPGHISIEYGFHGPNYTTVSACASSANALIDSKMIIQLGKADVIVCGGSEAAVTASGVGGFNAMMALSTRNDDPKTASRPFDKDRDGFVLGEGAGCIILEEYEHAVKRGATIYAELQGGGMSADAHHMTAPHPEGLGAYLVMKNCLEDAGLTADEVDHINMHGTSTPLGDIAESNAISKLLGEHAYDIQINSTKSMTGHLLGAAGVIEAIAALGTIIHGIVPPTINHFTDDENIDSRLNFTFNTAVKKDVKVAMSNTFGFGGHNACVLFKKI, from the coding sequence ATGGAATTAAAAAGAGTAGTTGTAACCGGTTTTGGCGCAATAACACCGATTGGAAATAATGCGAAAGAATACTGGGAAAATCTTGTTAAAGGTGAGAGCGGTGCTGCTCCGATTACTCTTTTTGATGCCACAAACTTTAAAACCAAGTTCGCTTGTGAGGTGAAAGACTTCGATCCGTTACAGCATTTCGATAAGAAAGAAGCTAAGAAAATGGACCGAAATACCCAGCTTGGGCTGGTAGCTGCAAGAGAAGCGGTAACACATTCCAGAATTATAGAAGACAATGTAGACAAAAACAGAGTCGGAGTAATCTGGGGATCCGGAATCGGAGGTTTAGAAACTTTCGAAACTGAGGTTTTAGGATGGGCAAATACGGAAATTCCAAGGTTCAACCCATTCTTTATTCCTAAAATGATTGCGGATATCACTCCTGGACATATCTCTATAGAATATGGCTTTCATGGGCCGAATTATACTACGGTATCTGCCTGTGCATCTTCAGCCAATGCTCTTATTGATTCCAAAATGATTATCCAGCTTGGAAAAGCAGATGTTATTGTATGCGGAGGCTCTGAAGCAGCCGTAACAGCAAGTGGTGTCGGTGGATTCAATGCGATGATGGCACTTTCTACAAGAAATGATGATCCCAAAACAGCTTCAAGACCATTTGACAAAGACAGAGATGGCTTTGTGTTAGGCGAAGGAGCAGGTTGTATCATCCTTGAAGAATATGAGCACGCAGTAAAACGTGGAGCTACAATTTATGCAGAATTGCAAGGTGGCGGTATGAGTGCAGATGCACATCACATGACTGCCCCGCATCCTGAAGGATTAGGAGCTTATCTGGTAATGAAAAACTGTCTGGAAGACGCAGGCCTTACTGCTGATGAAGTAGACCATATCAATATGCATGGTACGTCTACTCCATTAGGAGATATTGCAGAATCCAACGCAATTTCCAAATTACTGGGCGAGCACGCTTATGATATTCAGATTAATTCTACAAAATCAATGACCGGCCACCTTCTGGGAGCTGCCGGGGTTATTGAAGCTATCGCTGCATTGGGAACTATTATTCATGGTATTGTTCCCCCTACCATCAACCACTTTACTGATGATGAAAATATTGACAGCAGACTGAATTTTACATTCAACACCGCTGTTAAGAAAGATGTAAAAGTAGCCATGAGCAATACTTTTGGATTTGGCGGGCACAACGCCTGCGTTCTATTTAAGAAAATCTAA
- the rnc gene encoding ribonuclease III, with translation MELQKYFSKFLLRQRKRKLTERDYFLSTELKKILGTEVQNVALYREAFSLKSSSKNQDSNYERLEFLGDSVLGTIISCHLFQTYPQANEGYLTQMKSKIVNRKNLNKLGEDLKLIDLLQKQGSAALGENISGNLFEALIGAVYLDFHYDTCKRIILERLLTPTEINKLENKIVSYKGLLLEWSQKKKVNIKYETCEEVQVNKSVVFRCHVWLGEEKIANATETSKKKAEEKAAQRAFYILNKKENILGNSKTL, from the coding sequence ATGGAGTTACAGAAATACTTTTCTAAATTCCTTCTCAGACAAAGAAAAAGAAAATTAACGGAGAGAGACTACTTCCTTAGTACCGAACTGAAAAAAATATTGGGTACCGAGGTTCAGAATGTTGCTCTTTACCGTGAAGCTTTTTCTTTAAAAAGTTCTTCTAAAAATCAAGACAGCAACTACGAAAGACTTGAATTTTTGGGAGATTCTGTTTTGGGTACAATTATTTCCTGTCATCTGTTTCAGACCTATCCCCAGGCTAACGAAGGATACCTTACACAGATGAAATCTAAAATTGTTAACAGGAAAAACCTTAATAAATTAGGAGAAGACCTTAAGCTCATTGATCTTTTGCAGAAGCAGGGATCCGCAGCATTAGGTGAAAATATTTCCGGAAATTTATTTGAGGCACTTATTGGCGCTGTTTATCTGGACTTCCATTACGATACCTGTAAAAGGATCATTCTGGAAAGATTACTTACGCCTACTGAAATTAACAAGCTAGAGAATAAAATTGTAAGCTATAAAGGTCTTCTGCTTGAATGGAGCCAGAAGAAAAAAGTAAATATAAAATACGAAACCTGCGAAGAGGTTCAGGTTAATAAATCGGTGGTATTCCGGTGCCATGTCTGGCTGGGAGAAGAAAAGATTGCCAATGCAACAGAAACTTCCAAAAAGAAGGCCGAAGAAAAAGCAGCACAGAGAGCATTTTATATTTTAAACAAAAAAGAAAACATACTTGGAAATTCAAAAACTTTATGA
- a CDS encoding IPExxxVDY family protein gives MEIQKLYDLDDIEFEDIAIGLVRLAKDIPAHEFFYNINQINGLSFSRKKDMIIHGAYYDYYFPRFEAYDKFTKTCFTFISNKSSESKQKKIQTELFTEEENIKFLLNNQVDVEYILHTSEQIPDFSVILLPENLVFPIQDYTLGSEEELYQIIQYYE, from the coding sequence TTGGAAATTCAAAAACTTTATGATCTGGATGATATAGAATTTGAAGATATTGCCATAGGATTGGTAAGATTAGCAAAAGATATACCCGCTCATGAATTTTTCTACAACATAAATCAAATCAACGGCCTCTCCTTTTCCAGAAAAAAAGATATGATTATTCACGGGGCTTATTATGATTATTATTTCCCGAGGTTTGAGGCTTATGACAAGTTTACAAAGACATGTTTTACTTTCATTTCAAACAAATCTTCTGAAAGTAAACAAAAAAAAATACAAACTGAACTCTTCACAGAAGAAGAAAACATTAAATTTTTATTAAATAATCAGGTAGATGTGGAATATATTCTGCATACTTCGGAACAAATTCCTGATTTTTCCGTAATTTTGCTCCCTGAAAATCTTGTATTTCCAATACAAGACTATACACTAGGTTCTGAAGAAGAACTTTATCAAATTATCCAGTATTATGAATAA
- the pyk gene encoding pyruvate kinase has product MNKYLKKTKIIATLGPASSSKEVMLGLMKAGVDIFRINFSHADYELVRSNIEIIRELNHEYGFSVGILGDLQGPKLRVGVVKEGSYLNPGDILTFTNEKIEGDSTKVYMTYQQFPQDVKVGERILIDDGKLVLEVTETNELDTVKAKTIQGGPLSSKKGVNLPNTNVSLPALTEKDIQDANFMLDMEVDWIALSFVRHAQDIIDLKKLINSHPNGKFKTPIIAKIEKPEGVKNIDEILLECDGLMVARGDLGVEVPMEEVPAIQKNLVEKARFYSKPVIIATQMMETMINSLTPTRAEVNDVANSVLDGADAVMLSGETSVGRYPIQVVENMAKIVQNIEKTHFYQHKNEPIEKDYNCIDERFITNRVCLAAVRIAKTTNVSAIVTLTHSGYTAFQLAAHRPNSHIIVYSGNKRVITMLNLLWGVHAYYYDMKKSTDETIIQVNMLTHNHGYIESGDFVININATPSYEGGKTNTLRLTTV; this is encoded by the coding sequence ATGAATAAGTATTTAAAGAAGACAAAAATTATTGCAACACTAGGGCCTGCTTCATCGTCGAAGGAGGTAATGTTAGGACTAATGAAAGCGGGTGTTGACATTTTCAGAATAAATTTTTCCCATGCAGATTATGAATTAGTTCGAAGTAATATTGAAATTATCAGAGAACTTAACCATGAATATGGCTTTTCTGTAGGTATTTTGGGAGACCTTCAGGGTCCGAAACTGAGAGTAGGTGTTGTAAAGGAAGGTTCTTACCTGAATCCCGGAGACATTCTTACCTTCACCAATGAGAAGATAGAAGGGGATTCTACCAAAGTTTACATGACATACCAGCAGTTTCCCCAGGACGTAAAAGTTGGAGAAAGAATCCTAATCGATGACGGTAAACTGGTATTGGAAGTTACTGAAACTAACGAATTAGACACTGTAAAAGCTAAAACGATTCAAGGGGGGCCTCTAAGTTCAAAAAAAGGAGTAAACCTGCCTAATACCAATGTATCTCTTCCTGCCCTTACGGAAAAAGATATTCAGGATGCTAATTTCATGCTTGATATGGAGGTAGACTGGATCGCTCTTTCTTTCGTTCGTCATGCACAGGATATCATTGACCTGAAAAAACTGATCAACAGCCATCCGAACGGTAAGTTTAAAACACCGATCATTGCTAAGATTGAAAAGCCTGAAGGCGTTAAAAATATTGACGAAATTCTATTGGAATGCGATGGACTGATGGTTGCCCGTGGTGACCTTGGCGTAGAAGTTCCTATGGAAGAAGTTCCTGCTATCCAGAAAAACCTGGTAGAAAAAGCAAGATTCTATTCAAAACCGGTAATTATTGCTACACAGATGATGGAAACAATGATCAACAGCCTTACGCCTACAAGAGCAGAGGTAAATGACGTTGCCAATTCCGTACTGGACGGCGCTGATGCAGTAATGCTTTCCGGAGAAACTTCTGTGGGAAGATATCCTATACAGGTAGTTGAAAATATGGCTAAAATTGTACAGAATATCGAAAAGACCCATTTTTATCAGCATAAAAACGAACCTATCGAGAAAGATTACAATTGCATCGATGAGAGATTCATTACCAACAGAGTATGTCTTGCAGCGGTAAGAATTGCTAAAACAACCAATGTTTCTGCAATCGTTACACTGACGCATTCAGGATATACAGCATTTCAGCTTGCAGCCCACAGACCAAACTCTCATATCATTGTATACAGCGGAAACAAAAGAGTAATTACAATGCTGAACCTTCTTTGGGGAGTTCATGCTTATTATTACGACATGAAGAAATCTACCGATGAGACTATCATTCAGGTAAACATGCTGACACACAACCACGGTTATATCGAAAGTGGAGACTTTGTCATCAATATCAATGCTACTCCATCTTACGAAGGTGGAAAAACCAATACATTGAGGTTAACAACAGTGTAA
- a CDS encoding aldehyde dehydrogenase family protein, giving the protein MEQLIENKLIKADKTFSEWRKVPFEERQRLIAKAAEILKSNSEKFGRIITAEMNKPISQSIAEVEKSALMMNYYVEAENILKPEKVDSEYTYSEIHYVPKGVILGVMPWNFPFWQVLRFATPAILSGNTVVLKHASICFGSGNAIEEIFLEAGFPEGVFQNLEVGHKEVKEILEHDAVKGVSLTGSGKAGGEVAATAGLNVKKSLLELGGSDAFIVLDDADLDKAAKVGAQARLQNCGQTCVAAKRFIIDKKTEDEFLPKFIEEYKKFVPGDPNDKETKISGMARPDLADDLEKQFNKALENGAEIIIPLERISDNEFNPGLIRVREGNPILQEELFGPLGMVMIAENDEEALKMANDIPFGLSNSVWTANKERQLFFIENLESGTVNINRMTSSDPRFPFGGTKASGYGTELSLLALREFVTPKTIVGN; this is encoded by the coding sequence ATGGAACAGTTAATTGAAAATAAGCTTATTAAAGCAGATAAGACATTTTCAGAATGGAGAAAAGTACCGTTTGAAGAAAGACAGAGGCTGATTGCAAAAGCGGCAGAAATTTTAAAAAGCAACTCAGAGAAATTTGGCAGGATCATCACAGCAGAAATGAATAAGCCTATTTCACAGTCGATTGCTGAGGTAGAGAAATCTGCACTGATGATGAATTATTATGTTGAGGCTGAGAATATTTTAAAACCTGAAAAAGTAGATTCTGAATATACCTACTCTGAAATCCATTATGTTCCGAAAGGCGTAATTTTAGGTGTAATGCCATGGAATTTTCCTTTCTGGCAGGTGCTGAGGTTTGCTACACCAGCTATTTTATCCGGAAATACAGTCGTTCTGAAACATGCTTCAATCTGTTTCGGGAGCGGAAATGCTATTGAGGAAATATTCCTGGAAGCAGGTTTTCCTGAAGGTGTTTTCCAGAACCTGGAAGTAGGGCACAAAGAAGTAAAAGAAATCTTAGAACATGATGCGGTAAAAGGGGTAAGCCTTACAGGAAGCGGGAAAGCAGGCGGGGAAGTGGCTGCCACTGCAGGACTGAACGTTAAAAAATCCCTTCTTGAACTTGGCGGAAGTGATGCATTTATCGTTTTGGATGATGCTGATCTGGATAAAGCTGCAAAAGTGGGTGCTCAGGCAAGGCTTCAGAACTGTGGCCAGACCTGTGTCGCTGCCAAAAGATTTATTATTGATAAGAAAACAGAAGATGAGTTTCTTCCGAAATTCATTGAAGAATATAAAAAGTTTGTTCCGGGAGATCCGAATGATAAGGAAACCAAAATCAGCGGTATGGCAAGACCGGACTTAGCTGATGATCTGGAAAAACAGTTTAACAAAGCTTTGGAGAACGGAGCGGAAATCATTATTCCGCTGGAAAGAATTTCAGATAATGAATTCAATCCGGGATTGATCCGGGTGAGAGAAGGAAATCCAATCCTGCAGGAAGAGCTTTTCGGACCTCTGGGAATGGTTATGATTGCGGAGAATGATGAAGAGGCGCTAAAAATGGCGAATGATATCCCTTTCGGACTTTCCAACTCTGTATGGACAGCAAATAAAGAACGCCAGTTATTTTTTATTGAAAATCTTGAATCTGGGACGGTGAATATCAACAGAATGACGAGTTCTGATCCGCGTTTTCCCTTCGGTGGAACTAAAGCTTCCGGTTATGGAACTGAACTTTCATTGCTGGCTTTGAGGGAATTTGTAACACCTAAGACTATTGTGGGAAATTAA
- the hutG gene encoding formimidoylglutamase, with protein MIWQGRLDGEEPLFHRIFQRVKEEHNYDNITADDFALHGFAVDEGVRRNKGRQGAKDAPDVIRRNMSNFPVIRPDFSLLDFGNLTCEDGNLENTQNNLAKNVSKVLLKGGKSIVLGGGHEVTYAHYLGVKTAFPEQKIGIINIDAHFDNRQLEEGVGASSGTGFWQIAQEGQINSLHIGIQRNSNTLKLFDTAHQYGMKYILADEIFFENLSSIYQRIDELVDSVDFLYLTICMDVFNASVAPGVSASAYNGIFADTAFMHFYRHILKSEKLLALDVAEVNPSLDIQDRTARLAACLVNEWFMI; from the coding sequence ATGATTTGGCAAGGCAGATTAGACGGAGAAGAACCTCTTTTCCACAGAATATTTCAAAGAGTTAAAGAAGAACATAATTACGATAATATAACGGCTGATGACTTTGCACTGCACGGTTTTGCCGTAGATGAAGGAGTAAGAAGAAATAAAGGCCGTCAAGGTGCCAAAGATGCCCCTGATGTCATCCGGAGAAATATGTCTAATTTCCCGGTTATCCGTCCTGATTTTTCCCTTCTGGACTTTGGGAACCTGACATGTGAAGACGGTAATTTGGAAAATACCCAGAACAATCTTGCAAAAAATGTTTCAAAAGTACTGCTGAAAGGCGGAAAATCAATTGTTCTGGGAGGCGGGCATGAAGTTACCTATGCTCACTATTTAGGCGTAAAAACTGCTTTTCCTGAACAGAAAATCGGGATTATCAATATAGATGCCCATTTTGATAACAGACAGCTGGAAGAGGGAGTGGGAGCGAGCTCAGGAACCGGATTCTGGCAGATTGCCCAGGAAGGGCAGATCAATTCACTTCATATTGGTATCCAGAGGAATTCCAATACCCTGAAACTGTTTGATACAGCCCATCAGTATGGAATGAAATATATCCTTGCAGATGAAATCTTCTTTGAAAACCTTTCATCCATTTATCAAAGGATTGATGAACTGGTGGATAGTGTAGATTTCCTTTATCTTACAATCTGTATGGATGTTTTCAATGCATCGGTGGCACCGGGAGTTTCCGCTTCTGCCTATAACGGGATCTTTGCAGATACAGCTTTTATGCATTTTTACAGACATATTTTAAAAAGTGAAAAGCTCCTTGCATTGGATGTTGCTGAGGTAAATCCTTCCCTTGATATTCAGGACAGAACAGCAAGACTGGCGGCATGTCTTGTGAATGAGTGGTTTATGATCTAA
- a CDS encoding DUF695 domain-containing protein, with protein sequence MGIFDKILGKGKPEKNIRTYQDFWDWFLTKEKTFFEVVKDRENIEEQFFDVISPELAKINSGYYFLSGMSDEHTAELIITVEGDVRKIIFAEELIAVAPQLDRWKFTALKPQTDIENVGIRMNDLEFRKDNIWFYSNEIEGYPDEIDLVFVYEDLNEENRSSATTGICIFLDNFLGELNFATQIDTFSIIGKNEAEKELVPIEKLKDFLLWREREFTEKYKDSEILVADDQFSLLEGTLENGMPLMAVVNAALLKYKAKASYPWISVLKITYDGSNNDGLPEEKDYNRINNIEDLAIEKLPLKDGHLYIGRETADSCRSIFFASKDFRQASKIFDQVIKDNPEYKITLEIYKDKYWQSFESYNVN encoded by the coding sequence ATGGGAATTTTTGATAAGATCTTAGGTAAAGGTAAACCTGAAAAGAATATCCGGACGTATCAGGACTTTTGGGATTGGTTTTTGACGAAAGAAAAGACTTTTTTTGAAGTCGTTAAAGACAGAGAAAATATTGAAGAACAGTTTTTTGATGTGATCTCCCCTGAACTCGCTAAGATCAACAGCGGCTATTATTTTCTTTCCGGAATGAGCGATGAGCATACCGCAGAGCTTATCATAACAGTGGAAGGAGATGTAAGGAAAATTATTTTTGCTGAGGAACTTATTGCAGTGGCTCCACAACTTGATCGTTGGAAATTTACAGCTTTAAAACCTCAGACTGATATAGAAAATGTAGGAATCAGGATGAACGATCTGGAGTTCAGAAAAGATAATATCTGGTTTTATTCCAATGAAATAGAAGGATATCCTGATGAAATTGATCTTGTTTTTGTATATGAAGACCTGAATGAAGAAAACAGAAGTTCTGCAACAACAGGAATATGTATTTTTCTCGATAATTTCTTAGGTGAATTGAATTTCGCTACTCAGATTGACACTTTCAGCATTATCGGTAAGAATGAAGCTGAGAAAGAGCTTGTACCCATTGAAAAATTAAAAGATTTTCTCCTTTGGCGGGAAAGAGAGTTCACCGAAAAATATAAAGATTCAGAAATCCTGGTAGCTGATGATCAGTTTTCTCTTCTTGAAGGAACTTTGGAAAACGGGATGCCGCTTATGGCAGTAGTTAATGCCGCTTTATTGAAATATAAGGCAAAAGCTTCCTATCCGTGGATCTCAGTTCTGAAAATTACCTACGATGGAAGTAATAATGATGGCCTTCCTGAAGAAAAAGATTATAACAGGATAAATAATATTGAAGATCTTGCAATAGAAAAACTTCCTCTTAAAGATGGCCATTTGTACATCGGAAGAGAAACAGCAGACAGCTGCAGAAGCATATTTTTTGCAAGCAAAGATTTCAGACAAGCCTCAAAAATTTTTGATCAGGTGATAAAAGATAATCCTGAGTATAAAATTACACTTGAAATTTATAAAGACAAATACTGGCAGAGTTTTGAAAGCTATAATGTAAATTAA
- the hutI gene encoding imidazolonepropionase → MKLIGPFKQIVTLADLPLRGKISDEQIDIITDGGILVDNGLIKQMGNFKTLKDENSDAETESVEGDQIALPGFVDSHTHICFGGNRANDFAMRNAGKTYLEIAESGGGIWSSVQHTRNASEEELLKTLLERISFLVSLGITTIEIKSGYGLDVENELKMLRIIKKAQSQTKAKLVPTCLSAHLKPRDFEGNNQEYLDYILTEILPKVKEEGLARRVDIFIEKSAFQPEESKDFLLKTKDLGFDITVHADQFTPGSSRIAVEVGAKSADHLEATIDEDIEFLAKSDTVATALPGASLGLGEKFTPARKLLDAGAILAIASDWNPGSAPMGNLITQASILATFEKLTTAEVLAGMTFRAAYALGLENIGKLEPGKKADFVTFKTDNFQNVLYHQGSLNAENVYIDGSLID, encoded by the coding sequence ATGAAATTAATAGGGCCTTTCAAGCAGATCGTGACGTTGGCAGATCTTCCGTTAAGAGGAAAAATATCCGATGAGCAAATTGATATTATTACAGACGGTGGAATTTTAGTGGATAATGGCTTGATTAAACAAATGGGGAATTTTAAGACATTAAAGGATGAAAACTCAGATGCTGAAACAGAATCTGTTGAAGGAGATCAGATTGCTCTTCCCGGGTTTGTGGATTCCCATACCCATATCTGTTTTGGAGGGAACCGTGCCAATGATTTTGCTATGCGTAATGCAGGAAAAACATACCTTGAGATTGCAGAAAGTGGCGGCGGGATATGGAGTTCTGTACAGCATACCAGAAATGCTTCGGAAGAAGAACTGTTAAAAACATTACTTGAACGTATCAGTTTCCTGGTTTCATTGGGAATTACTACTATTGAGATAAAAAGCGGCTACGGGCTGGATGTTGAAAATGAGCTGAAAATGCTCAGAATTATTAAAAAAGCACAGAGTCAGACGAAAGCTAAGCTTGTGCCAACATGCCTTTCCGCACACCTGAAACCAAGAGATTTTGAAGGAAATAACCAGGAATATTTAGATTATATTCTTACGGAAATTCTGCCTAAAGTAAAAGAAGAAGGATTGGCCCGGCGTGTAGACATATTTATAGAAAAATCTGCATTCCAGCCTGAGGAAAGCAAAGATTTCCTGCTTAAAACTAAAGATTTAGGTTTCGATATTACAGTTCATGCAGACCAGTTTACGCCCGGAAGCTCAAGAATTGCAGTGGAAGTAGGCGCAAAATCTGCAGACCATCTGGAAGCTACAATTGATGAAGATATTGAGTTTCTGGCAAAATCAGATACAGTAGCTACGGCCTTGCCGGGCGCGAGTTTGGGATTGGGAGAAAAATTTACCCCTGCCAGAAAATTATTAGACGCAGGAGCCATCCTGGCCATTGCCAGTGACTGGAATCCCGGATCCGCTCCGATGGGAAATCTTATTACCCAGGCTTCCATTCTGGCAACATTTGAAAAACTAACCACAGCCGAAGTGTTGGCCGGAATGACCTTCCGTGCTGCCTATGCCTTAGGTCTTGAAAATATTGGAAAACTGGAACCCGGAAAAAAGGCAGATTTTGTTACCTTTAAAACAGACAATTTCCAGAATGTACTTTATCATCAGGGAAGCCTGAATGCAGAAAATGTGTACATTGACGGAAGCCTAATTGACTAA